From Rhodospirillaceae bacterium:
TTTGTTACCCTCATATCCCACCTATCAAAAAGGCTTATGGCATGGACAACAGCTTTGCATCTTTAGGTGATACCACACCCCCTCATGTGTTGGTGGTGGATGATGACACCCGCCTACGCCAATTGCTCGAAGAATATCTGACCAGCCAGGGATTTATCGTTTCAGTGGCTGAGAATGCCCACATTGCCCGCCTGAAATTACAAACCTTGCAGTTTGATGCCATGGTACTGGATTGGATGATGCCTGGGGATGATGGCTTATCCTTACTGCAATCCATCCGTCCCACACATTCTTTACCTGTTTTGATGCTGACAGCGCTTGATGATACCGAAAACCGCATCACGGGACTTGCCAAAGGCGCTGATGATTATCTAGGTAAACCTTTTGACCCGCGCGAACTGGTATTGCGGTTGCGGAAATTATTGCAACGCCAGCCAGCGCCGACCCCGCCCAACATCCCCGCTCTGATGCGTTTTGGACGTTTTACCTTTGACCGG
This genomic window contains:
- a CDS encoding response regulator transcription factor; protein product: MDNSFASLGDTTPPHVLVVDDDTRLRQLLEEYLTSQGFIVSVAENAHIARLKLQTLQFDAMVLDWMMPGDDGLSLLQSIRPTHSLPVLMLTALDDTENRITGLAKGADDYLGKPFDPRELVLRLRKLLQRQPAPTPPNIPALMRFGRFTFDRERRLLTDGDNPVKLTTAETDLLSVLTSRSGQPMQREEIVALLVDQHLTPRTIDVQINRLRRKLEPDPAAPRYLQTVRNRGYVLIGD